A section of the Phaseolus vulgaris cultivar G19833 chromosome 8, P. vulgaris v2.0, whole genome shotgun sequence genome encodes:
- the LOC137825134 gene encoding uncharacterized protein produces MAQMMEIMRALQENVEASRVQQAKMHEDLVASQARNEELSKVTEELRQALHEHRGRATDEEITPSSPPRVFPMPFAQAITDTTIPASVVAVKASFTGVEDPEAHLTAFHTQMMLFQQFSKLFVDQYIVKKAPPRVSYDLFDVRQYQGESLRDYLNRFGAQMVRSPAKDEEMLVYAFKKGVLPGPFSEALIRGHPATFAEVRRIVVAHIADESEVSEKRGNMAPARPQAQTRIQPQRVLETAAAKKDQRTCHPYDPKKNKGRGPGRPREFNRPSRYKFVMGLADLIAIPNIAARLKAPEKVLDKVLGPKPNAWCEFHQSFGHSLDSCLALGYQLDDLVKSGFLNDYLLDKRTGQASSSQPASSEGQQHEMPTHGEIHTIAGDVDITFTKEDLRDVVPHDNDPIVVSLVTAGRKVHRVLVDQGSSADVMFWPTFTKLQLPLDQLRPYGGCLYGFAGDQVEVRGYIELRTTFTDEAASRMEKIKYLVVNAPSAYNILLGRPTLNRIGVVPSTRHMKVKLPSMEGVGITIRSYQKEAKKCYENNLKTKR; encoded by the exons ATGGCgcaaatgatggagatcatgcgcgcGTTGCAAGAGAATGTGGAGGCGTCGCGCGTCCAGCAGGCGAAGATGcacgaagacctggtcgcctctcaggccagaaaCGAGGAACTCAGCAAGGtcactgaggagctgcgtcaagctcttcacgaGCACAGAGGACGCGCAACTGATGAAGAAATTACACCTTCATCGCCGCCACGCGTCTTTCcgatgccgtttgctcaggcgatcacggacacgacgatccctgcgagcgtggtagccgtgaaagcttctttcaccggcgtggaagatcctgaagcacatctcactgcgttccacacgcagatgatgct tttccaGCAGTTCTCAaagcttttcgtcgaccagTACATCGTGAAAAAGGCGCCtcctagggtgtcttacgacttgttcgacgtaaggcaatatcagggagagtccctcagggactatctgaatcgtttcggagcacagatggtccgttCGCCTGCCAAggacgaggagatgttggtatacgccttcaaaaagggcgtacTGCCTGGACCTTTCAGCGAGGCGCTGATTAGgggccaccccgccacgtttgctgaagttcgGCGAATTgttgtggcccacatcgccgacgagagtgaggtttCAGAAAAGAGAGGGAACATGGCTCCTGCTAGGCCACAGGCCCAAactagaatccagccgcagagggtgctggagacggcggcggccaaaaaggatcaaaggacttgccatccttacgatccaaagaaaaacaaggggaggGGTCCAGGGCGCCCTAGGGAGTTCAATCGCCCCTCGAGGTACAAGTtcgtcatgggattggcggacctgatcgccattcccaacatagctgccaggcttaaggcgcctgagaaagtcttagacaaggtgttaggaccaaaaccgaACGCATGGTGTGAATTCCACCAAAGTTTTGGTCACTCCCTTGATTCGTGCTTGGCCCTGGGTTACCAACTCGACGATTTGGTCAAGAGCGGCTTCTTGAATGActacctgctggacaagagaACGGGGCAAGCGTCGAGCTCTCAGCCGGCGAGCAGTGAGGgccagcagcatgagatgcccactcacggcgagatccacaccatcgctggag atgtagacattacgttcacaaaggaggatctcagggacgttgtgcctcatgacaacgatcccatagttgtcTCGCTAGTCACGgcgggaagaaaggtccaccgggtactggtggatcaaggaagctcggcagatgtgatgttctggccgactttcaccaaGCTGCAAttaccccttgaccagttaaggccctacggaggatgcttgtatgggtttgctggcgaccaggtggaggtcagggggtacattgagttgagaaccacgttcACAGACGAGGCAGCCTCGAGGATggagaagatcaagtacctcgtcgtgaatgccccctcggcgtataacattctgttgggaagaccgaccctcaacagaataggagttgtgccctcaaccaggcacatgaaggttaaaTTGCCGTCAATGGAAGGGGTGGGGATCACCATAAGGTCTTAccagaaggaggcaaagaagtgttacgaaaacaaCCTCAAGACCAAGAGGTAG
- the LOC137825135 gene encoding uncharacterized protein, whose amino-acid sequence MAKDLPMLVSRVVKASLKKLQEENSALKESNLIIRVEAEKLTCNLLMTEMEHSRLEDALDAELRNTRKEASDLRQKLHTQLQEKIDLESKLVPYRVKVADMEAARKAEASMVEKLEKRSADREILLGKVEQERDKALAELAEAREETKKIAAELAQTRDEGKKAAEELARSHEEKENLKKQTHEL is encoded by the coding sequence ATGGCGAAAGATCTTCCTATGCTCGTATCAAGAGTTGTGAAGGCTTCACTCAAGaagctccaagaggagaactcCGCGCTCAAGGAATCAAATCTTATAATAAGGGTTGAGGCGGAGAAGCTCACTTGCAACCTGCTGATGACTGAGATGGAACACTCAAGGCTGGAGGATGCATTGGACGCTGAGCTAAGGAACacacgcaaggaggcctccgatctgcgccaaaaactgcacACCCAGCTTCAAGAGAAGATTGACCTGGAGAGTAAGTTGGTTCCATACAGGGTCAAGGTGGCAGATATGGAGGCTGCACGAAAAGCTGAAGCGTCCATGGTGGAGAAACTTGAGAAAAGATCAGCAGATAGGGAGATCCTCCTAGGGAAGGTCGAACAGGAAAGGGACAAGGCTCTCGCTGAGCTCGCCGAAGCTCGTGAGGAGACCAAAaagattgctgcagagctggcccagacTCGGGATGAGGGCAAAAAAGCTGCTGAAGAACTAGCTCGATCTCATGAGGAGAAAGAAAATCTGAAGAAGCAAACTCATGAGCTCTAG